In the genome of Quercus robur chromosome 3, dhQueRobu3.1, whole genome shotgun sequence, one region contains:
- the LOC126718657 gene encoding glycerol-3-phosphate acyltransferase RAM2-like produces the protein MAKTTFPTVDKCTSIGREQHAVVADMDGTLLRGRSSFPYFALVAFEVGGILRLLFLLLATPLAGLLYYFVSESAGIQVLVFATFSGMRVSDIESVARAVLPKFYSSDLHPETWRVFSACGKRCVLTANPTIMVEAFLKDVLGADLVLGTKIANYKGRATGLVCKPGILVGKNKADALEKAFGETQPDIGLGDRDTDTPFMSLCKEAFIVPPQPEVKPVTMDKLPKPIIFHDGRLVQKPTPLIALLTILWIPIGFLLACLRIAAGALLPMPLVYHAMMALGVRVTIKGTPPPQAKKSIGQSGVLFVCSHRTLLDPIFLSIALGRAIPAVTYSISRLSEIISPIKTIRLNRDRAKDASMIKKLLEEGDLAICPEGTTCREPFLLRFSALFAELTDQLVPVAMVNRMSMFHGNTARGWKGMDPFYFFMNPSPAYEVTFLNKLPLELTCSAGKSSHEVANYMQRVIAATLSYECTSFTRKDKYRALAGKDGTVVEKPLLKANKVMGC, from the exons ATGGCCAAAACAACCTTCCCAACTGTGGACAAATGCACATCAATAGGCCGAGAACAACACGCAGTGGTTGCTGACATGGATGGAACCTTACTTAGAGGCCGTAGCTCTTTCCCTTACTTTGCACTTGTGGCCTTTGAGGTTGGTGGGATTCTGAGGCTCCTTTTCTTGCTCCTTGCAACCCCACTAGCTGGACTTCTCTATTACTTTGTCTCAGAATCTGCAGGGATCCAAGTTCTGGTCTTTGCAACATTTTCTGGTATGAGAGTCTCAGATATTGAGTCGGTGGCTCGAGCTGTACTCCCAAAGTTTTATTCGAGTGATCTTCACCCAGAGACTTGGCGTGTGTTCTCTGCATGTGGGAAAAGGTGTGTGCTGACTGCAAATCCAACAATTATGGTGGAAGCGTTTTTGAAAGATGTGTTGGGAGCTGATTTGGTTTTGGGTACTAAGATAGCAAATTATAAGGGCAGAGCAACTGGGTTGGTTTGTAAGCCAGGGATACTTGTTGGGAAGAACAAGGCTGATGCTCTTGAAAAGGCCTTCGGGGAAACTCAGCCAGATATTGGTCTTGGTGATAGAGACACTGATACTCCCTTTATGTCACTGTGCAAG GAGGCTTTTATTGTGCCACCACAGCCAGAAGTAAAACCTGTGACAATGGACAAACTCCCCAAGCCAATTATCTTCCACGATGGCCGCCTTGTTCAGAAGCCAACACCTCTCATAGCACTTCTCACCATTCTCTGGATCCCTATAGGCTTCCTCTTAGCCTGTCTTCGAATCGCTGCCGGTGCTCTCCTCCCCATGCCTCTAGTCTACCATGCTATGATGGCACTAGGCGTTCGTGTCACCATCAAAGGCACCCCTCCTCCTCAGGCCAAAAAATCTATAGGCCAATCTGGTGTCCTCTTTGTTTGCTCCCATAGAACCCTACTTGACCCTATTTTCCTCTCCATCGCTCTTGGTCGTGCCATCCCTGCCGTGACCTACTCTATCTCCCGCCTCTCTGAAATCATCTCACCCATCAAGACCATCCGCCTTAATCGTGACCGGGCCAAAGATGCATCCATGATCAAGAAACTATTAGAAGAAGGTGACTTAGCAATATGCCCTGAAGGTACAACTTGTAGGGAACCATTTCTTTTGAGGTTTTCGGCTTTGTTTGCTGAATTAACAGACCAACTCGTGCCGGTAGCCATGGTGAATCGGATGAGTATGTTTCATGGAAACACAGCTAGAGGTTGGAAAGGAATGGACCCGTTTTATTTCTTCATGAACCCTAGCCCAGCTTATGAAGTAACTTTTTTGAACAAGTTGCCACTTGAGCTAACGTGCAGTGCTGGGAAGTCTAGCCATGAGGTTGCAAATTATATGCAAAGAGTTATTGCTGCAACTCTTTCCTATGAGTGCACAAGCTTCACTAGGAAAGATAAGTACAGGGCACTTGCTGGTAAAGATGGAACTGTGGTTGAGAAACCTTTGCTCAAGGCCAACAAAGTAATGGGATGCTAA